In one Vicia villosa cultivar HV-30 ecotype Madison, WI unplaced genomic scaffold, Vvil1.0 ctg.000345F_1_1, whole genome shotgun sequence genomic region, the following are encoded:
- the LOC131627001 gene encoding uncharacterized protein LOC131627001: MSRGNQRERYGTLEFDGASSGNPGKSGAGAVLRSGNEVHRFSQGLGTQTNNSAEYEGLILGMKEASNKGIDHLKIRGDSKLVCEQFAGNWKVNNPNLRELCNEALDLKGNFKSVTVQHVPRGSNRDADAQASRGKNLQPGHVEEDYYYN; encoded by the exons ATGAGTCGTGGAAACCAGAGAGAG CGTTACGGAACCCTCGAGTTCGACGGTGCATCTAGTGGAAATCCTGGAAAGTCTGGTGCAGGAGCTGTACTTCGTTCTGGGAATGAG GTCCATCGCTTCAGTCAAGGACTGGGAACTCAAACAAATAATTCTGCTGAGTATGAAGGTTTAATTTTGGGAATGAAAGAAGCCAGTAACAAAGGGATTGATCATCTAAAAATCCGAGGTGATTCTAAGCTTGTTTGCGAACAG TTTGCGGGTAATTGGAAAGTCAACAACCCGAATTTAAGGGAGCTGTGTAATGAGGCTTTGGACTTGAAGGGTAACTTCAAGTCAGTCACTGTCCAACATGTTCCTAGG GGTTCTAACAGAGATGCTGATGCTCAAGCAAGTCGGGGCAAAAATCTTCAAC CTGGCCATGTTGAAGAAGACTATTACTACAACTGA